Proteins encoded within one genomic window of Formosa agariphila KMM 3901:
- the tamL gene encoding translocation and assembly module lipoprotein TamL, with product MFFIMASCSIKKHIPEDELLYRGGEVNIETDSIIAEEEQLQDELEAILRPEPNTKFLGVYPGLYYYYINQREKPGFINKWLYEKIGEEPIYASDVKTYEVDDIIINRLENHGFFYSSSASTLDKNEDDKIAKAMYSVSIKQPYTLASYQLDSLQEPIYTSIQRSVNRSEFKKGLRFDLDFLKTERQRIDHHLKSKGYYNFNSDFLIFEADTTRYSSRQFDLYLRLKSGVPKKSLVPYRVEQINIFSNYDIENDSITNDTIRFNNKNFIETESYFNPKDLDPFITLKEGDFYNPRASRNTARRLSTIGTYKYVNIQYEEKDSLLTDSTAVLHANIYLSPLNKRSLKAELQAVTKSNSFAGPALEFSYSNRNLFKGGEIFSLSTNLGYEFQMGTDSDEPSASSTSIGIKGEILFPKVLFPFKISDSFFDYSIPKTKTSLSIDYLNRSDLYRLLSGTAEFGYVWNENKYTTHELNPISINYNNLIKTTPEFDIILEDNPFLQESFDQEFIAGLNYSFIYNEMVDVNKTHQIYVNTTVDIAGNVVSLFGKDNSDSKTETFLGLEYAQYAKLDVDFRYHFNFSNDQKIATRLFAGYGLPYGNSELMPYIKQYYSGGPNSIRAFRIRSLGPGTYEGVDDGTYNDFVDQTGNIRLEANLEYRFPLFSFFKGALFTDAGNVWNSKENDALPGGKISSDFMQQLGIGVGVGIRVDVQGFVIRFDFAAPLHDPTLKDGERWDFQYDETRFNFAIGYPF from the coding sequence TTGTTTTTTATCATGGCATCTTGTAGTATTAAAAAGCATATTCCAGAAGATGAATTACTTTATAGAGGAGGCGAAGTTAACATAGAAACAGACTCTATTATTGCGGAAGAGGAACAACTTCAGGATGAGTTAGAAGCCATATTAAGACCCGAACCAAACACTAAATTTTTAGGGGTTTACCCGGGACTATATTATTACTATATAAACCAGCGTGAAAAACCTGGCTTTATAAACAAATGGCTCTATGAAAAGATTGGAGAAGAACCTATTTACGCATCGGATGTTAAAACATACGAAGTAGACGATATCATAATAAACAGACTAGAAAATCACGGTTTTTTTTACAGCAGTTCGGCTTCAACACTAGATAAAAATGAAGACGACAAAATAGCTAAAGCTATGTATTCTGTTTCCATAAAGCAGCCATATACCTTAGCAAGTTATCAATTAGACAGCTTACAAGAACCCATATACACTAGCATTCAAAGGAGTGTTAATAGATCAGAATTTAAAAAAGGTTTACGATTCGATTTAGATTTTCTAAAAACGGAACGGCAACGTATCGACCATCATTTAAAGAGCAAAGGCTATTACAATTTTAATTCCGATTTCTTAATTTTCGAAGCAGATACCACACGTTACAGCTCTAGACAATTCGATTTATATTTAAGATTAAAGAGTGGTGTTCCCAAAAAATCACTTGTGCCTTATAGAGTAGAACAAATCAATATTTTTTCTAATTACGATATCGAAAATGATTCTATAACAAATGATACAATCCGATTTAATAATAAAAACTTTATCGAAACGGAATCGTATTTCAATCCAAAAGACTTAGACCCATTTATAACGCTTAAAGAAGGTGATTTTTACAATCCTAGAGCATCTAGAAACACAGCAAGACGCCTTTCTACAATCGGAACTTACAAATATGTTAATATTCAATATGAAGAAAAAGATTCATTATTAACAGATTCTACAGCCGTATTACATGCCAATATTTACTTATCGCCTTTAAATAAACGGTCTTTAAAAGCCGAGTTGCAGGCGGTCACAAAATCGAATAGTTTCGCTGGGCCTGCTTTAGAGTTTTCGTACAGCAACAGAAATTTATTTAAAGGTGGTGAAATTTTTAGTTTAAGCACCAATTTAGGGTACGAATTTCAAATGGGAACGGATTCGGACGAGCCTAGCGCAAGTAGTACGTCTATTGGTATAAAAGGAGAAATTTTATTTCCTAAAGTGCTTTTTCCGTTTAAAATTAGCGACAGCTTCTTCGACTATTCTATTCCAAAAACAAAAACCAGTTTGAGTATCGATTATTTAAACCGATCAGATTTATATCGCTTACTTTCTGGAACTGCAGAATTTGGATATGTGTGGAATGAAAACAAGTATACGACCCACGAACTTAATCCGATTTCTATAAACTATAATAACTTAATTAAAACCACTCCTGAATTCGACATTATACTCGAGGACAATCCGTTTTTACAGGAAAGTTTCGACCAAGAATTTATTGCTGGATTAAACTATTCCTTTATATATAATGAGATGGTCGATGTGAATAAAACACATCAAATTTATGTTAATACTACTGTCGATATAGCAGGAAATGTGGTAAGCTTATTTGGTAAAGATAATTCAGATTCTAAAACAGAAACCTTTCTAGGATTAGAGTATGCGCAATACGCCAAATTAGATGTCGATTTTAGATATCACTTTAATTTTAGCAACGACCAGAAAATAGCCACAAGACTCTTTGCGGGATATGGATTACCATATGGAAATTCTGAATTAATGCCATATATTAAACAATACTATTCTGGTGGACCAAACAGTATTAGAGCATTTCGAATTCGTTCTTTAGGACCAGGAACTTATGAAGGTGTAGATGATGGTACCTACAACGATTTTGTTGATCAAACCGGAAATATTCGATTAGAAGCTAACTTAGAATACCGTTTCCCGCTCTTTTCATTCTTTAAAGGCGCTCTATTTACAGATGCAGGAAACGTTTGGAATTCTAAAGAAAATGATGCTTTACCTGGCGGAAAAATTAGCTCAGATTTTATGCAACAATTAGGAATAGGTGTTGGTGTCGGAATTCGTGTAGACGTACAAGGTTTTGTAATTCGATTCGATTTCGCAGCACCCCTTCACGATCCTACCTTAAAAGATGGAGAACGCTGGGATTTTCAGTATGACGAAACGCGATTTAATTTCGCTATTGGTTATCCGTTTTAA
- a CDS encoding HipA family kinase — translation MTHNFELRHVNVTRYMMALREGGSLPALAEADDDFKYVLKFKGAGHGTKALIAELIGGQIAKALNLQLPELVFAHLDEAFGRTEADEEIQDLLQGSQGLNLALHFLSGAITFDPAVTIVDETLASKIVWLDAFITNVDRTFKNTNMLIWHKELWLIDHGACLYFHHSWSNWEQSAKSPFKLIKDHVLLPQASKIKAVDAEFKALLTPELLKSIVDTIPDVWLQWEDINETADDIRKVYFNFLTTRLAHSELFVNEIEHARA, via the coding sequence ATGACACACAATTTTGAATTAAGACACGTTAACGTTACACGCTACATGATGGCGTTACGAGAAGGTGGTTCGCTACCTGCTTTAGCCGAAGCCGACGACGATTTTAAATACGTTTTAAAGTTTAAAGGCGCAGGACATGGCACCAAGGCATTAATTGCCGAGCTGATTGGCGGACAAATAGCCAAAGCCTTAAATTTACAATTACCCGAATTGGTTTTTGCGCATTTAGACGAAGCTTTTGGGCGCACAGAAGCCGACGAAGAAATTCAAGATCTTTTACAAGGTAGCCAAGGTTTAAATCTCGCTTTACATTTTTTATCTGGAGCCATTACTTTCGATCCTGCAGTTACTATTGTAGATGAAACCTTAGCTTCTAAAATTGTCTGGCTTGATGCTTTTATCACTAATGTAGACCGTACATTTAAAAACACCAATATGCTCATTTGGCATAAAGAACTTTGGCTAATAGACCACGGTGCATGTTTATATTTTCATCATTCCTGGAGCAACTGGGAACAATCGGCAAAAAGTCCGTTTAAACTCATTAAGGACCATGTTTTATTGCCACAAGCTTCAAAAATAAAAGCTGTAGATGCCGAGTTTAAAGCACTTTTAACTCCTGAACTATTAAAAAGTATAGTTGATACTATACCTGATGTATGGTTACAATGGGAAGATATAAACGAAACTGCAGACGACATTCGTAAAGTGTACTTTAACTTCCTAACTACTCGTCTAGCCCATTCTGAACTATTTGTAAATGAAATTGAACATGCAAGAGCTTAA
- a CDS encoding DUF3037 domain-containing protein produces MQELKLYEYAIIRVVPKLEREEFINIGIILFSKRHKFITVLHAIPTEKIKLFSEDFDIEQLQKNIKAFEATADGTTAGGPIAEMDIPSRFRWLTAVRSSAIQTSRPHPGMCHDLEKTAQRLFEELVL; encoded by the coding sequence ATGCAAGAGCTTAAATTATACGAATATGCCATAATTCGGGTTGTTCCGAAATTAGAGCGTGAAGAATTTATAAATATTGGTATTATACTGTTTAGTAAACGCCATAAATTTATAACGGTTTTACACGCTATTCCTACTGAAAAAATAAAACTATTTTCTGAAGATTTTGATATTGAACAACTTCAAAAAAACATAAAAGCTTTTGAAGCTACGGCCGATGGAACAACAGCTGGTGGCCCAATAGCAGAAATGGATATTCCTTCTCGGTTTAGATGGCTAACAGCGGTTAGAAGTTCTGCCATACAAACCTCAAGACCACATCCTGGCATGTGTCATGATTTAGAAAAAACGGCCCAACGTTTATTTGAAGAATTAGTTTTATGA
- a CDS encoding DUF58 domain-containing protein: MDLKEELQHVGGFVNLELLAKQVVEGFIAGMHKSPFHGFSAEFAEHKIYNQGESTKHIDWKLFAKTDKLYTKRYDEETNLRCHLIIDNSSSMHYPDVKNFSLNHLNKIAFSSLASASIMHMLKRQRDAVGLSIYSDTYEYYAPEKGSDRHRHMLINELERVVVSNPKEKTTDTYTYLHHIAENLHKRSLVVLFTDMFQESAKDDQLFEALRHLKYNKHEVVLFHVFDKDKELHFNFDNTPKRFLDVETGAYINVYAGTIKANYETEILKYFEALKLKCAQYKIKYVEADINKNFDNILTTFMVERSKFL; the protein is encoded by the coding sequence ATGGATTTAAAAGAAGAGTTACAACATGTAGGCGGATTTGTTAATCTGGAATTGTTGGCAAAACAAGTTGTTGAAGGCTTTATAGCTGGTATGCATAAGAGTCCGTTTCATGGATTTTCAGCAGAGTTTGCCGAGCATAAAATTTATAATCAAGGGGAAAGTACAAAGCATATCGACTGGAAGTTGTTTGCTAAAACCGATAAATTATATACCAAACGTTACGACGAAGAAACCAATTTGCGTTGTCATCTTATCATTGATAATAGTAGTTCTATGCATTATCCAGATGTTAAGAACTTTTCACTCAATCATCTAAATAAAATAGCTTTTTCATCTTTGGCTTCGGCGTCTATTATGCATATGCTTAAACGGCAACGAGATGCTGTAGGCTTAAGTATATATAGCGATACTTACGAGTATTATGCGCCAGAAAAAGGAAGTGATAGACATCGGCATATGCTAATTAATGAATTAGAACGTGTGGTTGTATCCAATCCTAAGGAGAAAACAACAGATACCTATACGTACTTGCATCACATTGCAGAAAATTTACATAAACGGTCTTTGGTTGTTCTTTTTACAGATATGTTCCAAGAGTCGGCAAAAGATGATCAATTATTTGAAGCCCTTCGTCATTTAAAATATAATAAGCACGAAGTGGTGCTGTTTCATGTGTTTGATAAGGATAAGGAATTGCATTTTAACTTCGATAATACACCTAAACGGTTCTTAGATGTTGAGACAGGTGCTTATATAAATGTCTATGCCGGCACTATTAAAGCGAATTATGAAACTGAAATTTTAAAGTATTTTGAAGCTTTAAAGTTAAAATGTGCTCAGTATAAAATAAAATATGTGGAAGCCGATATAAATAAAAATTTCGATAACATATTGACAACCTTTATGGTAGAGCGTTCTAAGTTCTTGTAG
- the trxA gene encoding thioredoxin: MALEITDANFEETVLKSDKPVVVDFWAAWCGPCRMVGPIIDEISTEYDGKAVVGKVDVDANQDFASKYGVRNIPTVLVFQNGEVVGRQVGVAPKKAYTDAIDELL; the protein is encoded by the coding sequence ATGGCATTAGAAATAACAGACGCGAATTTTGAAGAAACTGTATTAAAAAGTGATAAACCTGTAGTGGTTGATTTTTGGGCAGCTTGGTGTGGACCTTGCCGTATGGTAGGACCAATTATTGATGAAATTAGTACAGAATACGATGGTAAGGCTGTAGTAGGTAAAGTAGATGTTGATGCAAATCAAGACTTTGCTTCTAAATATGGTGTACGTAACATTCCTACTGTTTTGGTGTTTCAAAACGGAGAAGTTGTTGGTCGTCAAGTAGGTGTTGCTCCTAAAAAAGCATACACAGACGCTATCGATGAGCTTTTGTAA